From a single Dysidea avara chromosome 14, odDysAvar1.4, whole genome shotgun sequence genomic region:
- the LOC136244714 gene encoding uncharacterized protein isoform X18, with protein MLSFLAIGCLTLLRLFICMHITDLCPSILSTHHSVPLKLCTISFIFAVDRLAIASRLSKRVSAVNNQIKKMLRSFNEGLPVEDHTIWEAAINIHRNSYTASLASIATSIPIEVKREAVQKFRTAKRSLEEIALLKDEMRNCLEYYQRQIASLKRSQEEIHLQLHEQEKDVEKLSGCYCWISRKILIFSTKLTDLLSLFRNIVPEVIPPSMGTSEASTENHFPLTSYTDNSSSCFHFHSNETDEDPSVSGAVGNRTEDVQPRMNTPVSRAVGNRTEDDQPRVYITVSGAVGNRTEDDQPRVYTTVGGAVGNRTEDDQPRVNNTVGGAVGNRTEDGRPRVNTTVGGAVGNRTGDGQPRVNTTVGGAVSNRTGDGQPRVNTTVGGAVGNRTGDGRPRVNTTVSGAVGNRTTEDGSSRGCKSCARFIIFFALELLVSSMARIDDEDGSTSPELSDDDEVLYNDGISSYFNDEALSVSWDDETDSDEESMMSTPANWRAQEFYREEFIREQEIPRQELEHFISSNSNINISNHKEVHPSRPVGSFMGRNDLKEYAENLLRLSKKELSCSRTKKHFAFNVHKTSRRSTQ; from the exons ATGCTTTCATTCCTAGCTATAGGTTGCCTTACTTTGCTAAGATTAtttatttgtatgcatataACAGATTTGTGTCCTTCAATTCTATCCACACATCATAGTGTCCCATTGAAGCTATGTACAATATCATTTATTTTTGCTGTAGATAGACTTGCGATTGCTTCTCGTTTAAGTAAGCGAGTTAGTGCAGTCAATAACCAAATTAAGAAGATGTTGAGATCTTTTAATGAAGGTTTACCGGTGGAGGATCACACGATTTGGGAAGCTGCAATTAATATCCATCGGAATAGCTATACAGCTAGCCTTGCATCAATTGCTACATCAATCCCAATAGAGGTGAAACGTGAAGCCGTACAGAAATTTAGGACTGCAAAAAGGTCACTGGAAGAGATAGCTTTACTAAAAGATGAAATGAGAAATTGCTTGGAATATTATCAGAGGCAGATAGCATCTTTAAAGAGAAGCCAAGAAGAAATCCATttacaattacatgaacaaGAAAAAGATGTAGAGAAATTATCTGGGTGCTACTGCTGGATATCAAGAAAGATACTGATTTTCAGTACCAAATTAACAGATTTGCTATCTTTATTCAGAAACATAGTCCCAG AGGTTATACCACCTTCCATGGGCACATCAGAGGCCAGTACGGAAAATCATTTTCCCCTGACCAGTTATACAG ATAATTCCAGCTCATGTTTCCATTTCCATTCGAATGAAACTG ATGAAGACCCAAGTGTCAgtggagcagttggtaacagaactgAAGATGTTCAGCCAAGAA TGAATACTCCTGTCAGTAgagcagttggtaacagaactgAAGATGATCAGCCAAGAG TATATATTACTGTCAgtggagcagttggtaacagaactgAGGATGATCAGCCAAGAG TATATACTACTGTCGgtggagcagttggtaacagaactgAGGATGATCAGCCAAGAG TGAATAATACTGTCGgtggagcagttggtaacagaactgAGGATGGTCGGCCAAGAG TGAATACTACTGTTGgtggagcagttggtaacagaactgGGGATGGTCAGCCAAGAG TGAATACTACTGTTGGTGGAGCAGTTAGTAACAGAACTGGGGATGGTCAGCCAAGAG TGAATACTACTGTTGgtggagcagttggtaacagaactgGGGATGGTCGGCCAAGAG TGAATACTACTGTCAgtggagcagttggtaacagaacAACTGAGGATGGGTCAAGTAGAGGCTGTAAAAGTTGTGCTAGATTTATCATTTTCTTTGCTTTAGAACTGCTCGTTTCTTCTATGGCAAGGATTGATGATGAAGATG GTAGTACATCACCTGAACTTAGTGACGATGATGAAGTTCTGTATAATGATGGTATTTCATCATATTTTAATGACGAGGCATTATCAGTCTCATGGGATGATGAGACAGATAGTGATGAAGAATCAATGATGTCTACACCAGCCAACTGGAGGGCTCAGGAATTCTACAGAGAAGAATTTATT AGAGAGCAAGAAATACCCAGACAAGAATTGGAacactttataagctcaaacaGCAATATTAATATTTCTAATCATAAAG AAGTTCACCCTTCAAGACCTGTTGGCTCATTCATGGGAAGAAATGATTTAAAAGAATATGCAGAAAATCTACTAAGATTGTCTAAGAAAGAACTTTCTTGCAGCCGAACCAAAAAACACTTTGCTTTTAATGTACATAAGACAAGTCGAAGATCCACACAATGA
- the LOC136244714 gene encoding uncharacterized protein isoform X26 codes for MLSFLAIGCLTLLRLFICMHITDLCPSILSTHHSVPLKLCTISFIFAVDRLAIASRLSKRVSAVNNQIKKMLRSFNEGLPVEDHTIWEAAINIHRNSYTASLASIATSIPIEVKREAVQKFRTAKRSLEEIALLKDEMRNCLEYYQRQIASLKRSQEEIHLQLHEQEKDVEKLSGCYCWISRKILIFSTKLTDLLSLFRNIVPEVIPPSMGTSEASTENHFPLTSYTDNSSSCFHFHSNETDEDPSVSGAVGNRTEDVQPRMNTPVSRAVGNRTEDDQPRVYITVSGAVGNRTEDDQPRVYTTVGGAVGNRTEDDQPRVNNTVGGAVGNRTEDGRPRVNTTVGGAVGNRTGDGRPRVNTTVSGAVGNRTTEDGSSRGCKSCARFIIFFALELLVSSMARIDDEDGSTSPELSDDDEVLYNDGISSYFNDEALSVSWDDETDSDEESMMSTPANWRAQEFYREEFIREQEIPRQELEHFISSNSNINISNHKEVHPSRPVGSFMGRNDLKEYAENLLRLSKKELSCSRTKKHFAFNVHKTSRRSTQ; via the exons ATGCTTTCATTCCTAGCTATAGGTTGCCTTACTTTGCTAAGATTAtttatttgtatgcatataACAGATTTGTGTCCTTCAATTCTATCCACACATCATAGTGTCCCATTGAAGCTATGTACAATATCATTTATTTTTGCTGTAGATAGACTTGCGATTGCTTCTCGTTTAAGTAAGCGAGTTAGTGCAGTCAATAACCAAATTAAGAAGATGTTGAGATCTTTTAATGAAGGTTTACCGGTGGAGGATCACACGATTTGGGAAGCTGCAATTAATATCCATCGGAATAGCTATACAGCTAGCCTTGCATCAATTGCTACATCAATCCCAATAGAGGTGAAACGTGAAGCCGTACAGAAATTTAGGACTGCAAAAAGGTCACTGGAAGAGATAGCTTTACTAAAAGATGAAATGAGAAATTGCTTGGAATATTATCAGAGGCAGATAGCATCTTTAAAGAGAAGCCAAGAAGAAATCCATttacaattacatgaacaaGAAAAAGATGTAGAGAAATTATCTGGGTGCTACTGCTGGATATCAAGAAAGATACTGATTTTCAGTACCAAATTAACAGATTTGCTATCTTTATTCAGAAACATAGTCCCAG AGGTTATACCACCTTCCATGGGCACATCAGAGGCCAGTACGGAAAATCATTTTCCCCTGACCAGTTATACAG ATAATTCCAGCTCATGTTTCCATTTCCATTCGAATGAAACTG ATGAAGACCCAAGTGTCAgtggagcagttggtaacagaactgAAGATGTTCAGCCAAGAA TGAATACTCCTGTCAGTAgagcagttggtaacagaactgAAGATGATCAGCCAAGAG TATATATTACTGTCAgtggagcagttggtaacagaactgAGGATGATCAGCCAAGAG TATATACTACTGTCGgtggagcagttggtaacagaactgAGGATGATCAGCCAAGAG TGAATAATACTGTCGgtggagcagttggtaacagaactgAGGATGGTCGGCCAAGAG TGAATACTACTGTTGgtggagcagttggtaacagaactgGGGATGGTCGGCCAAGAG TGAATACTACTGTCAgtggagcagttggtaacagaacAACTGAGGATGGGTCAAGTAGAGGCTGTAAAAGTTGTGCTAGATTTATCATTTTCTTTGCTTTAGAACTGCTCGTTTCTTCTATGGCAAGGATTGATGATGAAGATG GTAGTACATCACCTGAACTTAGTGACGATGATGAAGTTCTGTATAATGATGGTATTTCATCATATTTTAATGACGAGGCATTATCAGTCTCATGGGATGATGAGACAGATAGTGATGAAGAATCAATGATGTCTACACCAGCCAACTGGAGGGCTCAGGAATTCTACAGAGAAGAATTTATT AGAGAGCAAGAAATACCCAGACAAGAATTGGAacactttataagctcaaacaGCAATATTAATATTTCTAATCATAAAG AAGTTCACCCTTCAAGACCTGTTGGCTCATTCATGGGAAGAAATGATTTAAAAGAATATGCAGAAAATCTACTAAGATTGTCTAAGAAAGAACTTTCTTGCAGCCGAACCAAAAAACACTTTGCTTTTAATGTACATAAGACAAGTCGAAGATCCACACAATGA
- the LOC136244714 gene encoding uncharacterized protein isoform X35: MLSFLAIGCLTLLRLFICMHITDLCPSILSTHHSVPLKLCTISFIFAVDRLAIASRLSKRVSAVNNQIKKMLRSFNEGLPVEDHTIWEAAINIHRNSYTASLASIATSIPIEVKREAVQKFRTAKRSLEEIALLKDEMRNCLEYYQRQIASLKRSQEEIHLQLHEQEKDVEKLSGCYCWISRKILIFSTKLTDLLSLFRNIVPEVIPPSMGTSEASTENHFPLTSYTDNSSSCFHFHSNETDEDPSVSGAVGNRTEDVQPRMNTPVSRAVGNRTEDDQPRVNTTVSGAVGNRTGDGRPRVNTTVSGAVGNRTTEDGSKLLVSSMARIDDEDGSTSPELSDDDEVLYNDGISSYFNDEALSVSWDDETDSDEESMMSTPANWRAQEFYREEFIREQEIPRQELEHFISSNSNINISNHKEVHPSRPVGSFMGRNDLKEYAENLLRLSKKELSCSRTKKHFAFNVHKTSRRSTQ, encoded by the exons ATGCTTTCATTCCTAGCTATAGGTTGCCTTACTTTGCTAAGATTAtttatttgtatgcatataACAGATTTGTGTCCTTCAATTCTATCCACACATCATAGTGTCCCATTGAAGCTATGTACAATATCATTTATTTTTGCTGTAGATAGACTTGCGATTGCTTCTCGTTTAAGTAAGCGAGTTAGTGCAGTCAATAACCAAATTAAGAAGATGTTGAGATCTTTTAATGAAGGTTTACCGGTGGAGGATCACACGATTTGGGAAGCTGCAATTAATATCCATCGGAATAGCTATACAGCTAGCCTTGCATCAATTGCTACATCAATCCCAATAGAGGTGAAACGTGAAGCCGTACAGAAATTTAGGACTGCAAAAAGGTCACTGGAAGAGATAGCTTTACTAAAAGATGAAATGAGAAATTGCTTGGAATATTATCAGAGGCAGATAGCATCTTTAAAGAGAAGCCAAGAAGAAATCCATttacaattacatgaacaaGAAAAAGATGTAGAGAAATTATCTGGGTGCTACTGCTGGATATCAAGAAAGATACTGATTTTCAGTACCAAATTAACAGATTTGCTATCTTTATTCAGAAACATAGTCCCAG AGGTTATACCACCTTCCATGGGCACATCAGAGGCCAGTACGGAAAATCATTTTCCCCTGACCAGTTATACAG ATAATTCCAGCTCATGTTTCCATTTCCATTCGAATGAAACTG ATGAAGACCCAAGTGTCAgtggagcagttggtaacagaactgAAGATGTTCAGCCAAGAA TGAATACTCCTGTCAGTAgagcagttggtaacagaactgAAGATGATCAGCCAAGAG TGAATACTACTGTCAgtggagcagttggtaacagaactgGGGATGGTCGGCCAAGAG TGAATACTACTGTCAgtggagcagttggtaacagaacAACTGAGGATGGGTCAA AACTGCTCGTTTCTTCTATGGCAAGGATTGATGATGAAGATG GTAGTACATCACCTGAACTTAGTGACGATGATGAAGTTCTGTATAATGATGGTATTTCATCATATTTTAATGACGAGGCATTATCAGTCTCATGGGATGATGAGACAGATAGTGATGAAGAATCAATGATGTCTACACCAGCCAACTGGAGGGCTCAGGAATTCTACAGAGAAGAATTTATT AGAGAGCAAGAAATACCCAGACAAGAATTGGAacactttataagctcaaacaGCAATATTAATATTTCTAATCATAAAG AAGTTCACCCTTCAAGACCTGTTGGCTCATTCATGGGAAGAAATGATTTAAAAGAATATGCAGAAAATCTACTAAGATTGTCTAAGAAAGAACTTTCTTGCAGCCGAACCAAAAAACACTTTGCTTTTAATGTACATAAGACAAGTCGAAGATCCACACAATGA
- the LOC136244714 gene encoding uncharacterized protein isoform X33 yields the protein MLSFLAIGCLTLLRLFICMHITDLCPSILSTHHSVPLKLCTISFIFAVDRLAIASRLSKRVSAVNNQIKKMLRSFNEGLPVEDHTIWEAAINIHRNSYTASLASIATSIPIEVKREAVQKFRTAKRSLEEIALLKDEMRNCLEYYQRQIASLKRSQEEIHLQLHEQEKDVEKLSGCYCWISRKILIFSTKLTDLLSLFRNIVPEVIPPSMGTSEASTENHFPLTSYTDNSSSCFHFHSNETDEDPSVSGAVGNRTEDVQPRMNTTVGGAVGNRTGDGQPRVNTTVGGAVGNRTGDGQPRVNTTVGGAVGNRTGDGRPRVNTTVSGAVGNRTTEDGSSRGCKSCARFIIFFALELLVSSMARIDDEDGSTSPELSDDDEVLYNDGISSYFNDEALSVSWDDETDSDEESMMSTPANWRAQEFYREEFIREQEIPRQELEHFISSNSNINISNHKEVHPSRPVGSFMGRNDLKEYAENLLRLSKKELSCSRTKKHFAFNVHKTSRRSTQ from the exons ATGCTTTCATTCCTAGCTATAGGTTGCCTTACTTTGCTAAGATTAtttatttgtatgcatataACAGATTTGTGTCCTTCAATTCTATCCACACATCATAGTGTCCCATTGAAGCTATGTACAATATCATTTATTTTTGCTGTAGATAGACTTGCGATTGCTTCTCGTTTAAGTAAGCGAGTTAGTGCAGTCAATAACCAAATTAAGAAGATGTTGAGATCTTTTAATGAAGGTTTACCGGTGGAGGATCACACGATTTGGGAAGCTGCAATTAATATCCATCGGAATAGCTATACAGCTAGCCTTGCATCAATTGCTACATCAATCCCAATAGAGGTGAAACGTGAAGCCGTACAGAAATTTAGGACTGCAAAAAGGTCACTGGAAGAGATAGCTTTACTAAAAGATGAAATGAGAAATTGCTTGGAATATTATCAGAGGCAGATAGCATCTTTAAAGAGAAGCCAAGAAGAAATCCATttacaattacatgaacaaGAAAAAGATGTAGAGAAATTATCTGGGTGCTACTGCTGGATATCAAGAAAGATACTGATTTTCAGTACCAAATTAACAGATTTGCTATCTTTATTCAGAAACATAGTCCCAG AGGTTATACCACCTTCCATGGGCACATCAGAGGCCAGTACGGAAAATCATTTTCCCCTGACCAGTTATACAG ATAATTCCAGCTCATGTTTCCATTTCCATTCGAATGAAACTG ATGAAGACCCAAGTGTCAgtggagcagttggtaacagaactgAAGATGTTCAGCCAAGAA TGAATACTACTGTTGgtggagcagttggtaacagaactgGGGATGGTCAGCCAAGAG TGAATACTACTGTTGgtggagcagttggtaacagaactgGGGATGGTCAGCCAAGAG TGAATACTACTGTTGgtggagcagttggtaacagaactgGGGATGGTCGGCCAAGAG TGAATACTACTGTCAgtggagcagttggtaacagaacAACTGAGGATGGGTCAAGTAGAGGCTGTAAAAGTTGTGCTAGATTTATCATTTTCTTTGCTTTAGAACTGCTCGTTTCTTCTATGGCAAGGATTGATGATGAAGATG GTAGTACATCACCTGAACTTAGTGACGATGATGAAGTTCTGTATAATGATGGTATTTCATCATATTTTAATGACGAGGCATTATCAGTCTCATGGGATGATGAGACAGATAGTGATGAAGAATCAATGATGTCTACACCAGCCAACTGGAGGGCTCAGGAATTCTACAGAGAAGAATTTATT AGAGAGCAAGAAATACCCAGACAAGAATTGGAacactttataagctcaaacaGCAATATTAATATTTCTAATCATAAAG AAGTTCACCCTTCAAGACCTGTTGGCTCATTCATGGGAAGAAATGATTTAAAAGAATATGCAGAAAATCTACTAAGATTGTCTAAGAAAGAACTTTCTTGCAGCCGAACCAAAAAACACTTTGCTTTTAATGTACATAAGACAAGTCGAAGATCCACACAATGA
- the LOC136244714 gene encoding uncharacterized protein isoform X32 — translation MLSFLAIGCLTLLRLFICMHITDLCPSILSTHHSVPLKLCTISFIFAVDRLAIASRLSKRVSAVNNQIKKMLRSFNEGLPVEDHTIWEAAINIHRNSYTASLASIATSIPIEVKREAVQKFRTAKRSLEEIALLKDEMRNCLEYYQRQIASLKRSQEEIHLQLHEQEKDVEKLSGCYCWISRKILIFSTKLTDLLSLFRNIVPEVIPPSMGTSEASTENHFPLTSYTDNSSSCFHFHSNETDEDPSVSGAVGNRTEDVQPRMNTPVSRAVGNRTEDDQPRVNNTVGGAVGNRTEDGRPRVNTTVGGAVGNRTGDGRPRVNTTVSGAVGNRTTEDGSSRGCKSCARFIIFFALELLVSSMARIDDEDGSTSPELSDDDEVLYNDGISSYFNDEALSVSWDDETDSDEESMMSTPANWRAQEFYREEFIREQEIPRQELEHFISSNSNINISNHKEVHPSRPVGSFMGRNDLKEYAENLLRLSKKELSCSRTKKHFAFNVHKTSRRSTQ, via the exons ATGCTTTCATTCCTAGCTATAGGTTGCCTTACTTTGCTAAGATTAtttatttgtatgcatataACAGATTTGTGTCCTTCAATTCTATCCACACATCATAGTGTCCCATTGAAGCTATGTACAATATCATTTATTTTTGCTGTAGATAGACTTGCGATTGCTTCTCGTTTAAGTAAGCGAGTTAGTGCAGTCAATAACCAAATTAAGAAGATGTTGAGATCTTTTAATGAAGGTTTACCGGTGGAGGATCACACGATTTGGGAAGCTGCAATTAATATCCATCGGAATAGCTATACAGCTAGCCTTGCATCAATTGCTACATCAATCCCAATAGAGGTGAAACGTGAAGCCGTACAGAAATTTAGGACTGCAAAAAGGTCACTGGAAGAGATAGCTTTACTAAAAGATGAAATGAGAAATTGCTTGGAATATTATCAGAGGCAGATAGCATCTTTAAAGAGAAGCCAAGAAGAAATCCATttacaattacatgaacaaGAAAAAGATGTAGAGAAATTATCTGGGTGCTACTGCTGGATATCAAGAAAGATACTGATTTTCAGTACCAAATTAACAGATTTGCTATCTTTATTCAGAAACATAGTCCCAG AGGTTATACCACCTTCCATGGGCACATCAGAGGCCAGTACGGAAAATCATTTTCCCCTGACCAGTTATACAG ATAATTCCAGCTCATGTTTCCATTTCCATTCGAATGAAACTG ATGAAGACCCAAGTGTCAgtggagcagttggtaacagaactgAAGATGTTCAGCCAAGAA TGAATACTCCTGTCAGTAgagcagttggtaacagaactgAAGATGATCAGCCAAGAG TGAATAATACTGTCGgtggagcagttggtaacagaactgAGGATGGTCGGCCAAGAG TGAATACTACTGTTGgtggagcagttggtaacagaactgGGGATGGTCGGCCAAGAG TGAATACTACTGTCAgtggagcagttggtaacagaacAACTGAGGATGGGTCAAGTAGAGGCTGTAAAAGTTGTGCTAGATTTATCATTTTCTTTGCTTTAGAACTGCTCGTTTCTTCTATGGCAAGGATTGATGATGAAGATG GTAGTACATCACCTGAACTTAGTGACGATGATGAAGTTCTGTATAATGATGGTATTTCATCATATTTTAATGACGAGGCATTATCAGTCTCATGGGATGATGAGACAGATAGTGATGAAGAATCAATGATGTCTACACCAGCCAACTGGAGGGCTCAGGAATTCTACAGAGAAGAATTTATT AGAGAGCAAGAAATACCCAGACAAGAATTGGAacactttataagctcaaacaGCAATATTAATATTTCTAATCATAAAG AAGTTCACCCTTCAAGACCTGTTGGCTCATTCATGGGAAGAAATGATTTAAAAGAATATGCAGAAAATCTACTAAGATTGTCTAAGAAAGAACTTTCTTGCAGCCGAACCAAAAAACACTTTGCTTTTAATGTACATAAGACAAGTCGAAGATCCACACAATGA
- the LOC136244714 gene encoding uncharacterized protein isoform X11 yields the protein MLSFLAIGCLTLLRLFICMHITDLCPSILSTHHSVPLKLCTISFIFAVDRLAIASRLSKRVSAVNNQIKKMLRSFNEGLPVEDHTIWEAAINIHRNSYTASLASIATSIPIEVKREAVQKFRTAKRSLEEIALLKDEMRNCLEYYQRQIASLKRSQEEIHLQLHEQEKDVEKLSGCYCWISRKILIFSTKLTDLLSLFRNIVPEVIPPSMGTSEASTENHFPLTSYTDNSSSCFHFHSNETDEDPSVSGAVGNRTEDVQPRMNTPVSRAVGNRTEDDQPRVYITVSGAVGNRTEDDQPRVYTTVGGAVGNRTEDDQPRVNNTVGGAVGNRTEDGRPRVNTTVGGAVGNRTGDGQPRVNTTVGGAVGNRTGDGQPRVNTTVSGAVGNRTGDGRPRVNTTVGGAVGNRTGDGRPRVNTTVSGAVGNRTTEDGSSRGCKSCARFIIFFALELLVSSMARIDDEDGSTSPELSDDDEVLYNDGISSYFNDEALSVSWDDETDSDEESMMSTPANWRAQEFYREEFIREQEIPRQELEHFISSNSNINISNHKEVHPSRPVGSFMGRNDLKEYAENLLRLSKKELSCSRTKKHFAFNVHKTSRRSTQ from the exons ATGCTTTCATTCCTAGCTATAGGTTGCCTTACTTTGCTAAGATTAtttatttgtatgcatataACAGATTTGTGTCCTTCAATTCTATCCACACATCATAGTGTCCCATTGAAGCTATGTACAATATCATTTATTTTTGCTGTAGATAGACTTGCGATTGCTTCTCGTTTAAGTAAGCGAGTTAGTGCAGTCAATAACCAAATTAAGAAGATGTTGAGATCTTTTAATGAAGGTTTACCGGTGGAGGATCACACGATTTGGGAAGCTGCAATTAATATCCATCGGAATAGCTATACAGCTAGCCTTGCATCAATTGCTACATCAATCCCAATAGAGGTGAAACGTGAAGCCGTACAGAAATTTAGGACTGCAAAAAGGTCACTGGAAGAGATAGCTTTACTAAAAGATGAAATGAGAAATTGCTTGGAATATTATCAGAGGCAGATAGCATCTTTAAAGAGAAGCCAAGAAGAAATCCATttacaattacatgaacaaGAAAAAGATGTAGAGAAATTATCTGGGTGCTACTGCTGGATATCAAGAAAGATACTGATTTTCAGTACCAAATTAACAGATTTGCTATCTTTATTCAGAAACATAGTCCCAG AGGTTATACCACCTTCCATGGGCACATCAGAGGCCAGTACGGAAAATCATTTTCCCCTGACCAGTTATACAG ATAATTCCAGCTCATGTTTCCATTTCCATTCGAATGAAACTG ATGAAGACCCAAGTGTCAgtggagcagttggtaacagaactgAAGATGTTCAGCCAAGAA TGAATACTCCTGTCAGTAgagcagttggtaacagaactgAAGATGATCAGCCAAGAG TATATATTACTGTCAgtggagcagttggtaacagaactgAGGATGATCAGCCAAGAG TATATACTACTGTCGgtggagcagttggtaacagaactgAGGATGATCAGCCAAGAG TGAATAATACTGTCGgtggagcagttggtaacagaactgAGGATGGTCGGCCAAGAG TGAATACTACTGTTGgtggagcagttggtaacagaactgGGGATGGTCAGCCAAGAG TGAATACTACTGTTGgtggagcagttggtaacagaactgGGGATGGTCAGCCAAGAG TGAATACTACTGTCAgtggagcagttggtaacagaactgGGGATGGTCGGCCAAGAG TGAATACTACTGTTGgtggagcagttggtaacagaactgGGGATGGTCGGCCAAGAG TGAATACTACTGTCAgtggagcagttggtaacagaacAACTGAGGATGGGTCAAGTAGAGGCTGTAAAAGTTGTGCTAGATTTATCATTTTCTTTGCTTTAGAACTGCTCGTTTCTTCTATGGCAAGGATTGATGATGAAGATG GTAGTACATCACCTGAACTTAGTGACGATGATGAAGTTCTGTATAATGATGGTATTTCATCATATTTTAATGACGAGGCATTATCAGTCTCATGGGATGATGAGACAGATAGTGATGAAGAATCAATGATGTCTACACCAGCCAACTGGAGGGCTCAGGAATTCTACAGAGAAGAATTTATT AGAGAGCAAGAAATACCCAGACAAGAATTGGAacactttataagctcaaacaGCAATATTAATATTTCTAATCATAAAG AAGTTCACCCTTCAAGACCTGTTGGCTCATTCATGGGAAGAAATGATTTAAAAGAATATGCAGAAAATCTACTAAGATTGTCTAAGAAAGAACTTTCTTGCAGCCGAACCAAAAAACACTTTGCTTTTAATGTACATAAGACAAGTCGAAGATCCACACAATGA